In the genome of Candidatus Binataceae bacterium, the window ACGTCGAAACGCCGTCTTTGGCGACGCGCAATTCCGTCCGATCATGCCCGGCTTCATCGTACATCACGAGATCCGCAAGCCCGCTCTTCGATACTTCGAGCGCCGCCCGCTGCATCCCGCTTTTGTCCGTTAGAACAAACTGTTCCGCCTTGATCGTGTGGACGCCGTGCGCGGCGCTGGCAACCGCAGGCGCCAATTGCATCGCGACGACGCCGCCCAGAAAGCCTCCCCCCAGCGTCAATAGCCCGTAAATCCAACCCTTATTCTTGCCCAACTCAAGCCCTCCTTGTCGCAGGTTTCTCCGTACAGGTTCCCCAAGCTTCCGATCGGCAAAGACTTAAAGCAACTGCGCGCCCAGCCGCGCTTAGCCAGGCGCGGACGCCCTTGGCGGGAATCCAACGGCGCCCGCGGCGGGCGCATAGAGCAACCGGTACTCGCGCTGCCCGCCGATGACCTTTTTCACATATTCGCGAGTTTCGCGGTACTCGATATTTTCCACCCACTGATCGTCGTCACCGGGGTACTTTCTGTTCCACGCCGCCACCGCATGTTCGCCACCGTTGTACGCCGCGACCGCCTTGAACGGATCGCCATCGAACATCTCGAACAGGCCTTTGAGATAAGTCGTGCCGATCCGCACGCTGACATTCGGATCATAAAGGTCCAGCGCCGCCGAACTCAGGCCTGCGGCCGGCGCCCAGTGCTCCGCAGTTGACGGCAACAATTGCATCAGTCCGCGCGCGTCCGAGCTCGAACGCGCCTGCGGGTTGTAGAGGCTCTCCTGCCGAATCAGTGCGGCGACCAGCCACGGGTCGAGTTGACCGCGGCCCGCTTCCCCGCTGATCAGCTCCCAGAAACCACGCGGATAGCGCACCCGCTCGGCCGTGAGGCTCGCGATCTCGCCATCGGCCGCCATCGTGTTCGCCAGTTGAATCGCGTCATACCACGCGCCGACCTCTTGCATTTCCGCCAGGAGGAAGCGGCGCAGCACCAGATTATTGATGTCTGCGATCGCGCGCAATTCGGGCGCTTCGAGTTCGCGCAGCCCCACCTCGCGCAGCGCCGCGATCCGCGTCAGATGGAATTGCGCGGTCCCGCTCGACTCCGGAATCGCCCGCGCCGTCGTGTCAGCGTCGCCCGCGAGCGCCAGGCTCACCGGCTCGAGCCCGACCTTGCGGCTCGCGAGGCTCGGATAGTAGTTGCTCGCGGTGCTGACGGCGAGCGCGCGGTAAATCTGCTCGGCGCCGGTCGCCTCCCCGCGACGTTCCAGCGACCGGGCCAGCCAATAGGCAGCGCCGTCGCGATCCGCCGGCGCTGTCATCGTCCTGCGCGCCGCCGCGAAGCCCGCCGCAGCCGCCGCATAATTGCCCTGCATATACTGCAGGAAGGGCGCGCGAAAACGCGCCAGCTCGGCGGCCTCGCTCGCCGCATACCGCGTGATGATCTGAAGATATTCGCGGCGCGCCGCTTCGAGTTCGGCGTCATCCTCGTAGATGCGTCCGATCTCGTACATCGCCTCCGCCGCTTCATTCCCGGTCGCCAATGCTGCCACACGCTGAAAATAAAGCCGCGCCTGCGCGGTATCGTCGCTCCGCCAATAGGAATGGGCGAGCCGGTTCAGCGCCGCGACGGCGTGAGCTCCCGCCGGCGCGATCGCGAGATAGCGCGTCAGCGCCGCCCGCGCAGCATCTTCGTCGCCGCGCGTCGCTTCGGCGCGCATCCAGAAGAGCTCGATGCGTTCCGCCGCCGACGGTCCCAACGCGAGCGCCGACGTCACCTGCGCCAGCGCTGCGGCGAACTCGCCTTCGCGGATCAGCAGGCCGGCTTCCCCGCGACTATAGGACAGCGGTGGTGCGCCCTCGACCCCCGGATGTTGCGCCAGAACGCCATATGCAAGCGCGCGCGCTGCGCTATCGTTGACGCCGCGCGGATATTTCGCGCGCAGGCGCTGCGCCGCGTCGTAAACAGTCTGAAAGTCGCCCTGCGCCAGAGCCGCTTGAGCCACAAGCAGTCGCGCGTCCTGCTCGTTCGCCGGCGCCTCCGCGCGATCAGCCGCGCTCCGCGCCGCTGCGAGCGCCACCGCCGGCTGCCCCACTTTGAGCTCCATCCGCGCGTATTCGACCTCCGCCGTCTCGGCCAGCACGCTCTCTGGGTAGGCCGTGGCCAGATGACGGTAGCTCGCAGCCGCAGCGGCCCAGTCGTTGCTCGCGGCCTGCGCCGCGCCAAGGTAAAAGAGGGCGTAATCAGCCAGCGCCGGAAGCTGTGTCGCCGCCGGCCGCATCGCCGCGATCGTCGCCGCGAAATCCCGCCGCTGCCACGCGCGATAGCCGTCACGAAACGGCGCCGTTCGAGCTCTAGCCGGGTTCGCGTCGTCCGCCGTCAGTTGCGCGCTGAGGCCAGCCGCTATCAACGCCGCGACGGCAACCGTCACGACCGCAATCCCTCTTGCGCGCCAACTCGGTTTCATAACTCGACGATGCAACGACCATCTTAACCTTTTAGCTAGAAATCTGCGCGACGTCCTCAAAACAAGCGGGGCGGGGTGCTCCGCCCCCCCAGAACTACGGGTGAGTCTCCGTCCCCGTTGTGGTTGCGGTGAACCACTGGAAGACGTGACCTTGCAAATCGCTGCTCAACTCTTGCCCCCCTCCCCTTATTCGTAAACGTACCCCTATTCCGCCGATTTGCCGGTGCCCCCGCTTATCGTGCCGCTCTCGATGAATGAGAAATTAAACGGGAATGCACTGAAATCGACACACACGCTACCGCCGGGGTTAAAGAAGCCAAACAACAGGTCGCCGGTCGTGGAATCTCGAGTGGTGAAACTCCCCCCTACGAAGGCGTATTCGCAGGCGTTCGTCGACGTTACCAACGTGCAGCTCTGGATGCTGTTATTGATCAGGCATCCGCTACCTGCGACTGCAATAACCTCAGTCACCCCTGGTTCGGTAAATGCTCCACTGACGAGGCCACCCGTGGTCGTGCCTGCATCATTACTGTAGTCGGAGAGGTCGGAACACATCGTTACCCCACCCACGGTAGTGCAAGAATCACCGTCGATATCGAGTGGGATGCTGACCGCTCGAGCCCGAGAGAGTCGATGTGAATTTGGCCGTCGTGGCCGCATCTGCTGAATTCTGAGCCCCGGTGAAAAAGGTGAGCATCATTGCCGAGACCACGGCCAGAGTTAATCTAACGCGCATTGAAAACCCTCCTCTTTTATAAGTTTGTTGCTTCTCTGGGCGTCCAGAACCGAACGTCGCCTGGATGGCTAGCATAACTTAATTTCAATTGGAATAGTGATGCTCAGACCGATGAAGAGAATGAAAGGTGGCTGGAGAACAACTAAGAATCCGAGCGATTTGCGGCAAAGTGCGGAACTTCATACTCTTTTGGTACATCCTCGAATATGGCCTCGCCAAAGCTGATACTCGCGTCTGCCTCGCCTCGACGGAAAGATCTGCTGGCGGCCGCCGACGTTGCCTTCGAGATCGTACAGAGCGGCATCGACGAGACCCGCGTCGACCACGAAGCGGCTGAGGCCTATGCCCTCCGGATGGCGTGCGAGAAGGCCCTCTACGTTTCGCGCCGCCGGACCGACGCGTTGGTCCTCGGCGCCGATACGATTGTCGAACTGCACGGTGAAATCCTGCTCAAACCCCTCGATGCTGCCGACGCGCGCCGGATGCTGCTCGCGCTCTCCGCTAACACCCATACCGTTGTGACCGCCTTCGCGATCGCCCGCGCCGGCCGCCTGCTCGAAAGCGCGCCGGTCACTGCCCGCGTCACTTTCCACCACTTGGCGCCATCCGCGATCGACGCCTATGTCGCGACCGGCGAGCCTTTGGACAAGGCCGGCAGCTATGGAATCCAAAGCGGCGGCGCGGACTTTATCGCGACTGTTGCGGGCGCGCGTGACACTGTGATGGGTCTGCCTGTTCTTGAGGTGCTCGCCGCGCTGCGCCGCCAAGGCTTCGATGCTGGCTGACCCCGAAATTCAGGCTCGCCTCGACGAGGTGCGCGGCCGGATCGCCGCGTCCTTGCGGCGCAGTGGGCGTCCGCCCGATTCGTGCCGGCTCGTGCTTGCGACTAAAACCCAACCCGCCGCTGCAATACTGGCGGCCTATGCCGCGGGCGCACGCGACTTTGGCGAGAACTACGTGCGGGAGGCCGCCTTCAAGCGCGCGGAATTGGGCCGCCTCCCCGGCGCCATCTGGCATCTGCTCGGCCATCTGCAAACCAACAAAGCCCGCGCCGCCGTGCAAACCTTCGACGTTATCCAGACTCTCGACAATTCTCGCTTGGCCGCAGCCCTCGCGCGACTTCAGCC includes:
- a CDS encoding YggS family pyridoxal phosphate-dependent enzyme; amino-acid sequence: MLADPEIQARLDEVRGRIAASLRRSGRPPDSCRLVLATKTQPAAAILAAYAAGARDFGENYVREAAFKRAELGRLPGAIWHLLGHLQTNKARAAVQTFDVIQTLDNSRLAAALARLQPAPRVQTLIEINLGGETAKSGIAPSDAEELLDAVRAQVEVAGLMTVPPQTAEPAAARRYFARLRELRDELAASSGLALSELSMGMTDDYEIAIAEGATIVRVGRAIFGPRPPA
- a CDS encoding transglycosylase SLT domain-containing protein, with the protein product MTVAVAALIAAGLSAQLTADDANPARARTAPFRDGYRAWQRRDFAATIAAMRPAATQLPALADYALFYLGAAQAASNDWAAAAASYRHLATAYPESVLAETAEVEYARMELKVGQPAVALAAARSAADRAEAPANEQDARLLVAQAALAQGDFQTVYDAAQRLRAKYPRGVNDSAARALAYGVLAQHPGVEGAPPLSYSRGEAGLLIREGEFAAALAQVTSALALGPSAAERIELFWMRAEATRGDEDAARAALTRYLAIAPAGAHAVAALNRLAHSYWRSDDTAQARLYFQRVAALATGNEAAEAMYEIGRIYEDDAELEAARREYLQIITRYAASEAAELARFRAPFLQYMQGNYAAAAAGFAAARRTMTAPADRDGAAYWLARSLERRGEATGAEQIYRALAVSTASNYYPSLASRKVGLEPVSLALAGDADTTARAIPESSGTAQFHLTRIAALREVGLRELEAPELRAIADINNLVLRRFLLAEMQEVGAWYDAIQLANTMAADGEIASLTAERVRYPRGFWELISGEAGRGQLDPWLVAALIRQESLYNPQARSSSDARGLMQLLPSTAEHWAPAAGLSSAALDLYDPNVSVRIGTTYLKGLFEMFDGDPFKAVAAYNGGEHAVAAWNRKYPGDDDQWVENIEYRETREYVKKVIGGQREYRLLYAPAAGAVGFPPRASAPG
- a CDS encoding Maf family protein, whose amino-acid sequence is MASPKLILASASPRRKDLLAAADVAFEIVQSGIDETRVDHEAAEAYALRMACEKALYVSRRRTDALVLGADTIVELHGEILLKPLDAADARRMLLALSANTHTVVTAFAIARAGRLLESAPVTARVTFHHLAPSAIDAYVATGEPLDKAGSYGIQSGGADFIATVAGARDTVMGLPVLEVLAALRRQGFDAG